The following proteins come from a genomic window of Lycium ferocissimum isolate CSIRO_LF1 chromosome 4, AGI_CSIRO_Lferr_CH_V1, whole genome shotgun sequence:
- the LOC132053029 gene encoding uncharacterized protein LOC132053029 isoform X12, which yields MAADMPKTSEYAFFKKLKKDIGHSNSDLLHRGSNLSKITQPSNCISDRPRTYNVPQCPDKDLKIPIQVEKEYQTNECQSFSPVDGVIGISKEAKLKSFSLPTAVTPVDSNLRLSPLAGPSNNLGSQNSGNGIFAAKRQKLCERANKLFLDVEKLNSERSTRFDLVSALLSRLFHGRKEDEDLWDSQFRKGKNASASSLAYAKPDHAKTRPHSRHIEDVTVPEYKMSQRDCCPSNFFGRPKKRVPLELDNFTSAVNLIDYDLETGLHYKVLDNSQISNNKITISLWDQSDSLPSLSFDRHGLADHFLPDRLHSANIPVSRGAQNLFLDWDFNEEKNDPVLAITTIGGNKLCSPIATSRHIDYQQSTEKTLDALALCSSSLFANSGYSDALPYFCSTKFQQKLFPTDVCSMDFGTILEHEEYEVARMDQFDLPLLCNSEQDPLEGRNPENQFEIGNEIVPYLSHHEKNHCDSDAFLPMALDTFGWKFFSATSSPLQRGLSTYHALRLPHREDAIGLTQEEIKNSLYGSNPRDIAPQSVEQALNSDVWFSCNSEVACDKASGGSLLLDNASWITSVEEISPDHSDEWIYI from the exons AT GGCAGCCGATATGCCCAAAACTTCAGAGTATGCTTTCTTCAAGAAGTTGAAAAAGGATATTGGCCATAGTAATTCAGATCTTCTCCACAGAGGGAGTAATCTATCAAAGATCACTCAACCTAGTAATTGCATCTCAG ACAGACCGAGAACATACAACGTGCCGCAGTGCCCGGATAAGGACCTTAAAATCCCAATTCAAGTAGAAAAAGAATATCAGACTAATGAATGCCAGTCCTTTTCACCTGTTGATGGTGTCATAG GCATATCTAAGGAGGCAAAACTTAAGTCTTTTTCACTCCCTACTGCAGTGACTCCTGTAGATTCAAATTTGAGGCTGTCACCCCTTGCAGGTCCATCAAATAATTTAG GGAGCCAAAACTCTGGTAATGGGATTTTTGCTGCAAAGAGGCAGAAACTATGTGAGCGGGCAAATAAACTGTTTCTTGACGTCGAGAAACTCAATTCTGAAAGGTCAACCAG GTTTGATTTGGTTTCTGCACTTCTCAGCCGGCTGTTCCATGGAAGGAAGGAGGATGAA GATCTCTGGGATTCACAGTTCAGGAAAGGGAAAAATGCAAGTGCTAGCTCACTTGCATATGCTAAGCCAGATCATGCAAAGACACGACCTCATTCAAGGCACATAGAAGATGTTACAGTACCAGAATATAAGATGAGCCAGAGAGATTGCTGTCCCAGTAATTTCTTTGGTAGGCCAAAGAAGAGAGTTCCCCTAGAGTTGGATAACTTCACTTCTGCCGTTAATCTCATTGACTATGACTTGGAAACTGGTTTGCACTACAAAGTTTTAGATAATAGTCAAATTTCAAATAACAAAATAACTATAAGTTTGTGGGATCAGAGTGATTCATTGCCTTCATTATCCTTTGACCGGCATGGGCTTGCTGATCATTTCCTACCGGATAGACTTcatagtgcaaatatacctgTAAGTAGAGGAGCACAAAACTTGTTCTTAGATTGGGATTTCAATGAGGAGAAAAATGATCCTGTATTAGCTATTACTACAATCGGAGGGAATAAATTGTGTTCACCAATAGCCACCTCACGGCACATTGATTACCAGCAGAGTACAGAAAAGACGCTTGATGCGCTGGCATTGTGTTCATCCTCTTTATTTGCGAACTCTGGATATTCTGATGCGCTGCCATATTTTTGTTCAACAAAATTTCAGCAGAAACTCTTCCCAACTGATGTCTGCTCCATGGATTTTGGAACGATTCTTGAACATGAGGAATATGAAGTTGCAAGAATGGACCAGTTTGATCTACCCTTGCTATGTAACTCAGAGCAAGATCCTCTGGAAGGTCGTAATCCTGAGAATCAATTTGAAATTGGCAATGAAATCGTCCCCTATCTAAGTCATCATGAGAAGAATCATTGTGATTCTGATGCCTTCTTGCCAATGGCCTTGGATACTTTCGGCTGGAAGTTCTTTTCAGCAACCAGTTCCCCGTTGCAGAGGGGTTTATCTACTTATCATGCTCTAAGACTGCCTCATAGAGAAGATGCAATTGGTCTAACACAAGAGGAGATCAAAAACAGCTTGTATGGTTCAAACCCAAGAGATATTGCTCCTCAATCAGTTGAACAGGCACTCAACTCTGACGTCTGGTTCTCTTGCAACTCTGAAGTAGCATGTGACAAAGCAAGTGGTGGATCTCTATTACTTGATAATGCAAGCTGGATTACATCTGTTGAAGAAATTTCTCCTGATCATTCTGATGAATGGATATACATCTGA
- the LOC132053029 gene encoding uncharacterized protein LOC132053029 isoform X2, whose protein sequence is MKRRFKSANKRLPKTLTSSIGAFTQPQVLNDDRFDLSNAKKARSPDNKADPLPNVGRVALSKKYQTACNPRSDMPKTSEYAFFKKLKKDIGHSNSDLLHRGSNLSKITQPSNCISDRPRTYNVPQCPDKDLKIPIQVEKEYQTNECQSFSPVDGVIGISKEAKLKSFSLPTAVTPVDSNLRLSPLAGPSNNLGSQNSGNGIFAAKRQKLCERANKLFLDVEKLNSERFDLVSALLSRLFHGRKEDEDLWDSQFRKGKNASASSLAYAKPDHAKTRPHSRHIEDVTVPEYKMSQRDCCPSNFFGRPKKRVPLELDNFTSAVNLIDYDLETGLHYKVLDNSQISNNKITISLWDQSDSLPSLSFDRHGLADHFLPDRLHSANIPVSRGAQNLFLDWDFNEEKNDPVLAITTIGGNKLCSPIATSRHIDYQQSTEKTLDALALCSSSLFANSGYSDALPYFCSTKFQQKLFPTDVCSMDFGTILEHEEYEVARMDQFDLPLLCNSEQDPLEGRNPENQFEIGNEIVPYLSHHEKNHCDSDAFLPMALDTFGWKFFSATSSPLQRGLSTYHALRLPHREDAIGLTQEEIKNSLYGSNPRDIAPQSVEQALNSDVWFSCNSEVACDKASGGSLLLDNASWITSVEEISPDHSDEWIYI, encoded by the exons ATGAAGCGAAGATTCAAATCTGCTAATAAACGTCTACCAAAAACCCTAACCTCTTCAATTGGAGCTTTCACTCAACCTCAGGTCCTAAATGATGATCGATTCG ATTTGAGCAACGCCAAAAAGGCCAGGTCCCCAGATAACAAAGCAGATCCTCTTCCAAATGTTGGAAGAGTTGCATTATCCAAAAAATATCAGACAGCTTGCAACCCCAGAT CCGATATGCCCAAAACTTCAGAGTATGCTTTCTTCAAGAAGTTGAAAAAGGATATTGGCCATAGTAATTCAGATCTTCTCCACAGAGGGAGTAATCTATCAAAGATCACTCAACCTAGTAATTGCATCTCAG ACAGACCGAGAACATACAACGTGCCGCAGTGCCCGGATAAGGACCTTAAAATCCCAATTCAAGTAGAAAAAGAATATCAGACTAATGAATGCCAGTCCTTTTCACCTGTTGATGGTGTCATAG GCATATCTAAGGAGGCAAAACTTAAGTCTTTTTCACTCCCTACTGCAGTGACTCCTGTAGATTCAAATTTGAGGCTGTCACCCCTTGCAGGTCCATCAAATAATTTAG GGAGCCAAAACTCTGGTAATGGGATTTTTGCTGCAAAGAGGCAGAAACTATGTGAGCGGGCAAATAAACTGTTTCTTGACGTCGAGAAACTCAATTCTGAAAG GTTTGATTTGGTTTCTGCACTTCTCAGCCGGCTGTTCCATGGAAGGAAGGAGGATGAA GATCTCTGGGATTCACAGTTCAGGAAAGGGAAAAATGCAAGTGCTAGCTCACTTGCATATGCTAAGCCAGATCATGCAAAGACACGACCTCATTCAAGGCACATAGAAGATGTTACAGTACCAGAATATAAGATGAGCCAGAGAGATTGCTGTCCCAGTAATTTCTTTGGTAGGCCAAAGAAGAGAGTTCCCCTAGAGTTGGATAACTTCACTTCTGCCGTTAATCTCATTGACTATGACTTGGAAACTGGTTTGCACTACAAAGTTTTAGATAATAGTCAAATTTCAAATAACAAAATAACTATAAGTTTGTGGGATCAGAGTGATTCATTGCCTTCATTATCCTTTGACCGGCATGGGCTTGCTGATCATTTCCTACCGGATAGACTTcatagtgcaaatatacctgTAAGTAGAGGAGCACAAAACTTGTTCTTAGATTGGGATTTCAATGAGGAGAAAAATGATCCTGTATTAGCTATTACTACAATCGGAGGGAATAAATTGTGTTCACCAATAGCCACCTCACGGCACATTGATTACCAGCAGAGTACAGAAAAGACGCTTGATGCGCTGGCATTGTGTTCATCCTCTTTATTTGCGAACTCTGGATATTCTGATGCGCTGCCATATTTTTGTTCAACAAAATTTCAGCAGAAACTCTTCCCAACTGATGTCTGCTCCATGGATTTTGGAACGATTCTTGAACATGAGGAATATGAAGTTGCAAGAATGGACCAGTTTGATCTACCCTTGCTATGTAACTCAGAGCAAGATCCTCTGGAAGGTCGTAATCCTGAGAATCAATTTGAAATTGGCAATGAAATCGTCCCCTATCTAAGTCATCATGAGAAGAATCATTGTGATTCTGATGCCTTCTTGCCAATGGCCTTGGATACTTTCGGCTGGAAGTTCTTTTCAGCAACCAGTTCCCCGTTGCAGAGGGGTTTATCTACTTATCATGCTCTAAGACTGCCTCATAGAGAAGATGCAATTGGTCTAACACAAGAGGAGATCAAAAACAGCTTGTATGGTTCAAACCCAAGAGATATTGCTCCTCAATCAGTTGAACAGGCACTCAACTCTGACGTCTGGTTCTCTTGCAACTCTGAAGTAGCATGTGACAAAGCAAGTGGTGGATCTCTATTACTTGATAATGCAAGCTGGATTACATCTGTTGAAGAAATTTCTCCTGATCATTCTGATGAATGGATATACATCTGA
- the LOC132053029 gene encoding uncharacterized protein LOC132053029 isoform X13 yields MPKTSEYAFFKKLKKDIGHSNSDLLHRGSNLSKITQPSNCISDRPRTYNVPQCPDKDLKIPIQVEKEYQTNECQSFSPVDGVIGISKEAKLKSFSLPTAVTPVDSNLRLSPLAGPSNNLGSQNSGNGIFAAKRQKLCERANKLFLDVEKLNSERSTRFDLVSALLSRLFHGRKEDEDLWDSQFRKGKNASASSLAYAKPDHAKTRPHSRHIEDVTVPEYKMSQRDCCPSNFFGRPKKRVPLELDNFTSAVNLIDYDLETGLHYKVLDNSQISNNKITISLWDQSDSLPSLSFDRHGLADHFLPDRLHSANIPVSRGAQNLFLDWDFNEEKNDPVLAITTIGGNKLCSPIATSRHIDYQQSTEKTLDALALCSSSLFANSGYSDALPYFCSTKFQQKLFPTDVCSMDFGTILEHEEYEVARMDQFDLPLLCNSEQDPLEGRNPENQFEIGNEIVPYLSHHEKNHCDSDAFLPMALDTFGWKFFSATSSPLQRGLSTYHALRLPHREDAIGLTQEEIKNSLYGSNPRDIAPQSVEQALNSDVWFSCNSEVACDKASGGSLLLDNASWITSVEEISPDHSDEWIYI; encoded by the exons ATGCCCAAAACTTCAGAGTATGCTTTCTTCAAGAAGTTGAAAAAGGATATTGGCCATAGTAATTCAGATCTTCTCCACAGAGGGAGTAATCTATCAAAGATCACTCAACCTAGTAATTGCATCTCAG ACAGACCGAGAACATACAACGTGCCGCAGTGCCCGGATAAGGACCTTAAAATCCCAATTCAAGTAGAAAAAGAATATCAGACTAATGAATGCCAGTCCTTTTCACCTGTTGATGGTGTCATAG GCATATCTAAGGAGGCAAAACTTAAGTCTTTTTCACTCCCTACTGCAGTGACTCCTGTAGATTCAAATTTGAGGCTGTCACCCCTTGCAGGTCCATCAAATAATTTAG GGAGCCAAAACTCTGGTAATGGGATTTTTGCTGCAAAGAGGCAGAAACTATGTGAGCGGGCAAATAAACTGTTTCTTGACGTCGAGAAACTCAATTCTGAAAGGTCAACCAG GTTTGATTTGGTTTCTGCACTTCTCAGCCGGCTGTTCCATGGAAGGAAGGAGGATGAA GATCTCTGGGATTCACAGTTCAGGAAAGGGAAAAATGCAAGTGCTAGCTCACTTGCATATGCTAAGCCAGATCATGCAAAGACACGACCTCATTCAAGGCACATAGAAGATGTTACAGTACCAGAATATAAGATGAGCCAGAGAGATTGCTGTCCCAGTAATTTCTTTGGTAGGCCAAAGAAGAGAGTTCCCCTAGAGTTGGATAACTTCACTTCTGCCGTTAATCTCATTGACTATGACTTGGAAACTGGTTTGCACTACAAAGTTTTAGATAATAGTCAAATTTCAAATAACAAAATAACTATAAGTTTGTGGGATCAGAGTGATTCATTGCCTTCATTATCCTTTGACCGGCATGGGCTTGCTGATCATTTCCTACCGGATAGACTTcatagtgcaaatatacctgTAAGTAGAGGAGCACAAAACTTGTTCTTAGATTGGGATTTCAATGAGGAGAAAAATGATCCTGTATTAGCTATTACTACAATCGGAGGGAATAAATTGTGTTCACCAATAGCCACCTCACGGCACATTGATTACCAGCAGAGTACAGAAAAGACGCTTGATGCGCTGGCATTGTGTTCATCCTCTTTATTTGCGAACTCTGGATATTCTGATGCGCTGCCATATTTTTGTTCAACAAAATTTCAGCAGAAACTCTTCCCAACTGATGTCTGCTCCATGGATTTTGGAACGATTCTTGAACATGAGGAATATGAAGTTGCAAGAATGGACCAGTTTGATCTACCCTTGCTATGTAACTCAGAGCAAGATCCTCTGGAAGGTCGTAATCCTGAGAATCAATTTGAAATTGGCAATGAAATCGTCCCCTATCTAAGTCATCATGAGAAGAATCATTGTGATTCTGATGCCTTCTTGCCAATGGCCTTGGATACTTTCGGCTGGAAGTTCTTTTCAGCAACCAGTTCCCCGTTGCAGAGGGGTTTATCTACTTATCATGCTCTAAGACTGCCTCATAGAGAAGATGCAATTGGTCTAACACAAGAGGAGATCAAAAACAGCTTGTATGGTTCAAACCCAAGAGATATTGCTCCTCAATCAGTTGAACAGGCACTCAACTCTGACGTCTGGTTCTCTTGCAACTCTGAAGTAGCATGTGACAAAGCAAGTGGTGGATCTCTATTACTTGATAATGCAAGCTGGATTACATCTGTTGAAGAAATTTCTCCTGATCATTCTGATGAATGGATATACATCTGA